A single region of the Candidatus Peregrinibacteria bacterium genome encodes:
- a CDS encoding glycosyltransferase family 4 protein, with protein sequence MSDVSGKKILLTRFPLESAWGGEEEIHLLMAKILRKHGGEMEILTSCPHLLRAFRREKFQTFRETQKDITSKSQIFWSILSVPLFFIRGIFWLAYFRYVRKIRKVLFLTLIEKVCWTQIARVFGMKVFWGHHAPIGKWLSRNPYFFIWKFFSKTVEIVVPSEFMKKSLYDLGVQNSRIQVLLNTLPSEKDSSQILLNKNFDQEFQEFILKKIRAPLDIKNTIFIGSASRLSREKGICDLVSAAEIVLQKCPNAIFLSAGEGPEKEALERTLKEKKMETKYFFLDFLEGLEMKIFFRGIHIFVLPSHEEPFGIVLLEAMSAGKAVVAYSTGGIPDVLGNKNFGLCSSGNIPELAEKILTLSQDDELRKELGKENFARYQKEFAPELFEKKFGQIFSLY encoded by the coding sequence ATGTCCGATGTATCAGGAAAAAAAATATTACTGACACGATTTCCTCTTGAATCTGCTTGGGGAGGAGAAGAAGAGATTCATCTCCTCATGGCGAAAATACTTCGAAAGCATGGTGGAGAGATGGAAATTTTGACGTCGTGCCCGCATTTGCTTCGCGCATTTCGAAGAGAAAAATTTCAAACTTTTCGAGAAACCCAAAAAGATATCACTTCAAAATCTCAAATTTTTTGGAGCATTCTTTCTGTTCCACTTTTTTTTATTCGCGGAATTTTTTGGCTCGCATATTTCAGGTACGTTCGGAAAATACGGAAAGTTCTTTTTCTCACCCTTATTGAAAAAGTTTGTTGGACTCAAATTGCTCGAGTTTTTGGTATGAAAGTTTTTTGGGGACATCATGCGCCCATCGGAAAATGGCTTTCTCGGAATCCATATTTTTTCATTTGGAAATTCTTTTCCAAAACTGTGGAAATAGTCGTGCCATCCGAGTTTATGAAAAAATCACTTTATGATTTGGGCGTTCAAAATTCTCGAATTCAAGTTCTTTTGAACACGCTTCCTTCCGAGAAAGACAGTTCACAAATTTTATTGAATAAAAATTTTGATCAAGAGTTTCAGGAATTTATTCTGAAAAAAATCAGAGCTCCACTCGATATCAAAAATACAATTTTTATCGGAAGCGCGAGCAGACTTTCTCGGGAGAAGGGGATTTGCGATCTTGTGAGTGCAGCCGAAATTGTCCTCCAAAAATGTCCAAATGCAATTTTTCTTTCAGCCGGAGAAGGACCTGAAAAAGAAGCACTTGAGCGCACTCTGAAGGAGAAAAAAATGGAGACGAAATATTTTTTTCTCGATTTTTTGGAAGGTCTGGAGATGAAGATTTTTTTTCGAGGGATTCATATTTTTGTTCTTCCGTCACATGAAGAGCCATTTGGGATTGTTCTTCTCGAGGCGATGTCAGCAGGAAAAGCAGTGGTGGCATATTCTACCGGTGGAATTCCTGATGTCCTCGGAAACAAAAATTTTGGTCTTTGCTCAAGTGGAAATATTCCTGAACTTGCAGAAAAAATCCTCACCTTGAGCCAAGATGATGAGCTCAGAAAAGAATTAGGAAAAGAGAATTTTGCTCGATATCAAAAAGAATTTGCTCCAGAACTCTTTGAGAAAAAATTTGGACAAATTTTCTCTTTATATTGA